The bacterium genomic interval TTTTTAAAATAACTTAATAGGATATAAATATGTTAACAACACTAATCATAATTGCGGCTATATATATGGGTTGGTCGATGGGTGCTAACAACGCAGCGAACTGTATTGGTGCAAATATCGGCTCAAGACATTTGAGTATGCGTACAGGTATTATTATAATATGTGTTTTTAGTTTTTTAGGGGCAGTGTTTTTTGGTGACCACGTTATTACCACTATCGGTAAAGGTGTAATTGATTTAGATTCTCTTGGGGGAGATAAAAAGAATGTTATAGCTCTAACAATTTTGTTTAGTGCTGCCTTTTGGACTACATTAGCAACATACAGAAAATTCCCTGTCTCCATCTCTCACGCTATTGTTGGTTCTGTTGCTGGAGGTGGACTTGCCTTAAATACAGCCATACATTGGGACAAAATATCTAATATTGCTATCTGCTGGATTATAACTCCTATAACTTCTTACATATTGGCAATAATTTTTTACCTTCTTTTTAGGTTTTTATTTAGTATAAGATTTATAAGGAGACGCAGGAGGGCTATTATATATTTTTTTGTTTATGTTACAAGCGCTTATCTTGCATTTATGTGGGGCGCAAACGATGTAGCCAACGCTACAGGTATTCTTTATGGTACTCAAGGTTTTTCAACTGTTAGCGCTGCCTCAATTGGTGCTATAGCTATTATATTGGGTGTTGTAACTTGGGGTTATAGAGTAATAGATACAGTTGGTTTCAAAATAATGAATCTTACCCCTGTAATGACTATTGCTATTGGGGTTGCATCGGCTATAAATATGCATATATACACTTCTTTTGGTATTCCAGTCTCTACCTCTCATGCTGCTATTGGGGCTATGTGGGGAGTGGGTTTTGTTAGAGGAATAAAGACAATAAACCTGCAGTTAGCAAAAGAGATGGTTATCACTTGGGCTTTAACCCCTGTAATTTCTGGAGTAATAACTTACGTCTTAACAATAATTATTCTGTTTTTGAAGTAACATAGGAGGCAATATGGACAGAACAAGAAATATTTTTGCGTGGCTGGGAAGTAGAGGTGAAGATGATATTTTAGCTCTTGCGTTAAAACATGTAGAAAAATCTTTAGAATGTATAGTAAGTATGAAAGATGCCATTGAATCTTTTACTCAAAATGATATGGTTTCAAAAAAAGCGCATATAGAAAAAGCAAAAAATGCAGAAAGAAGTGGTGATGAAATAAAGAAAGAGATTATGGATACTCTTTCAAAAGCAATGCTACTCCCACCAGATAGAGAAGATTTGGTTTTGTTAAACGAATCTTTGAACGATATAGCGGATAGCGCTAAGGGGGTTGTGAGATTACTGGAGTTTTTTGATAAAGAACTTTCTGAAAACCTCGACAGGTTATTGCTTGAAAGTAGCATTATTGCTGTCAAAGCAGGTGAAAAGTTGAAAAAAGCTATCAATTATCTTGTAGAAAGTAACGGAGATAAAATCCTTATAGAATGTGCAGGGATTGAGATGCTTGAAAAAGAGGGAGACACAAAAAGAAGAGACCTGATAAAAGAGTTGATAAAAACAGACCTTCCAC includes:
- a CDS encoding inorganic phosphate transporter family protein → MLTTLIIIAAIYMGWSMGANNAANCIGANIGSRHLSMRTGIIIICVFSFLGAVFFGDHVITTIGKGVIDLDSLGGDKKNVIALTILFSAAFWTTLATYRKFPVSISHAIVGSVAGGGLALNTAIHWDKISNIAICWIITPITSYILAIIFYLLFRFLFSIRFIRRRRRAIIYFFVYVTSAYLAFMWGANDVANATGILYGTQGFSTVSAASIGAIAIILGVVTWGYRVIDTVGFKIMNLTPVMTIAIGVASAINMHIYTSFGIPVSTSHAAIGAMWGVGFVRGIKTINLQLAKEMVITWALTPVISGVITYVLTIIILFLK
- a CDS encoding DUF47 family protein, with protein sequence MDRTRNIFAWLGSRGEDDILALALKHVEKSLECIVSMKDAIESFTQNDMVSKKAHIEKAKNAERSGDEIKKEIMDTLSKAMLLPPDREDLVLLNESLNDIADSAKGVVRLLEFFDKELSENLDRLLLESSIIAVKAGEKLKKAINYLVESNGDKILIECAGIEMLEKEGDTKRRDLIKELIKTDLPPQLLILIYEIIDNLENVTDFIKKAGDIVRLLAIKAK